Proteins encoded within one genomic window of Ursus arctos isolate Adak ecotype North America unplaced genomic scaffold, UrsArc2.0 scaffold_7, whole genome shotgun sequence:
- the LOC113258925 gene encoding pulmonary surfactant-associated protein A, translated as MGGVSGTEAMLLRSVALTLTLLMVSGMESNMKDVCIGSPGIPGTPGSHGLPGRDGRDGVKGDPGPPGPMGPPGGMPGCPGPEGMTGAPGVAGERGEKGEPGERGPPGLPASLDEELQTTLYNFRHQILQVMGVLSMQESMLVVGEKVFCTNGQSVNFENIQELCARAGGSIAVPTSPEENEAIASIVKKYNTYAYLGLMEGPDAGDFLYMDGAPVNYTNWYPGEPRGWGKEKCVEMYTDGQWNDKNCLQYRLAICEF; from the exons ATGG GAGGAGTCTCTGGGACAGAAGCCATGTTGCTGCGCTCTGTGGCCCTCACCCTCACCTTGCTGATGGTTTCCGGCATGGAGTCCAATATGAAGGATGTCTGCATTGGCAGCCCCGGCATCCCGGGCACTCCTGGATCCCATGGCTTGCcgggcagagatgggagagatgGTGTCAAAGGAGACCCTGGGCCTCCAG GCCCCATGGGTCCCCCTGGAGGAATGCCAGGCTGTCCTGGGCCTGAGGGGATGACCGGAGCCCCCGGCGTTGCTGGAGAGCGTGGAGAAAAGGGGGAGCCTGGTGAGAGGGGCCCTCCAG GGCTTCCAGCTTCTTTAGATGAGGAGCTCCAAACCACACTCTACAACTTCAGACATCAAATCCTGCAGGTCATGGGAG TCCTCAGCATGCAGGAGTCCATGCTGGTAGTGGGAGAGAAGGTCTTCTGCACCAACGGGCAGTCAGTTAATTTTGAGAACATTCAAGAGTTATGTGCCAGAGCAGGGGGCAGCATCGCAGTCCCGACCAGCCCAGAAGAGAATGAAGCCATTGCAAGCATCGTGAAGAAGTACAACACTTACGCCTACCTGGGCCTGATGGAGGGCCCCGACGCTGGAGACTTCCTCTACATGGACGGGGCCCCTGTGAATTACACCAACTGGTACCCAGGGGAGCCCAGGGGGTGGGGCAAGGAGAAGTGTGTGGAGATGTACACGGATGGGCAGTGGAATGACAAAAACTGCCTTCAGTACCGGCTGGCCATCTGTGAGTTCTGA